The following proteins come from a genomic window of Yinghuangia sp. ASG 101:
- a CDS encoding ABC transporter ATP-binding protein: MSFDVRPGEIFGLVGESGSGKSSVCTAVMGLLPSAAHVAADGIDFEGRDLARLRDRDLRRIRGRRIALVPQQPMTSLAPTTPVGRQLRWYLGDRLDDPAVRATLAGIGLGPVLDRPRDLPGAFSGGQLQRLVIAIAALSHEPALLLADEPTTTLDATVQAHVLKLFLTLREELGLGVLYVSHDLAVVARICDRVGVMYGGRLVETAPVREIFTNPRHPYTRALVAAMPSTTPPDEPLRPIPGTADGANLLPGCPFAPRCPHTTDVCTTHMPDTTRHGTTTVACHHPSTPIPTIPTIPAIPATTTIPAPAPAPPSERGVPQPTPKRAADPPTTPEPTPTPTPAAHPAPESPPAPPPGPASSAAAPDPHPPPPHAPGSVSGTVPRGPQPPPAPSPRQTSASAPEHKPEVPPDPHPDAT; this comes from the coding sequence GTGTCCTTCGATGTTCGGCCGGGGGAGATCTTCGGGCTCGTCGGGGAATCCGGCAGCGGCAAGAGCAGCGTGTGCACCGCCGTCATGGGTCTCCTGCCGTCCGCCGCCCACGTGGCGGCGGACGGCATCGACTTCGAGGGCCGCGATCTGGCCCGACTGCGCGACCGCGACCTGCGCCGGATCCGAGGGCGCCGCATCGCGCTCGTACCGCAGCAACCGATGACGTCGCTCGCGCCGACGACGCCCGTCGGCCGCCAACTGCGCTGGTACCTGGGCGATCGGCTCGACGACCCCGCCGTCCGCGCGACCCTCGCCGGCATCGGGCTCGGCCCCGTCCTCGACCGCCCACGCGACCTCCCCGGCGCGTTCTCCGGCGGCCAACTCCAGCGCCTCGTCATCGCCATCGCCGCGCTCTCCCACGAGCCCGCCCTGCTGCTCGCCGACGAGCCCACCACGACCCTCGACGCCACCGTCCAGGCCCACGTACTGAAGCTGTTCCTGACGCTGCGTGAGGAACTGGGTCTGGGCGTGCTGTACGTGTCCCACGACCTCGCCGTGGTCGCGCGGATCTGCGACCGCGTGGGCGTGATGTACGGCGGACGGCTCGTCGAGACCGCTCCCGTACGCGAGATCTTCACCAACCCGCGCCACCCCTACACCCGCGCGCTGGTCGCCGCGATGCCGTCCACGACCCCGCCGGACGAACCGCTTCGCCCGATCCCCGGCACCGCCGACGGCGCGAACCTGCTCCCCGGCTGCCCGTTCGCGCCGCGCTGCCCCCACACGACCGACGTCTGCACGACCCACATGCCGGACACGACCCGCCACGGCACCACCACCGTCGCCTGCCATCACCCCTCCACCCCCATCCCGACCATCCCGACCATCCCGGCTATCCCGGCCACCACGACCATCCCGGCCCCCGCCCCCGCACCACCCTCCGAGCGCGGCGTGCCCCAGCCCACCCCCAAACGCGCCGCCGATCCCCCCACCACCCCCGAACCGACGCCCACCCCCACCCCGGCCGCCCACCCCGCACCCGAGTCACCCCCCGCCCCGCCCCCCGGGCCCGCCTCCTCCGCCGCCGCGCCCGATCCCCACCCGCCCCCTCCCCACGCCCCCGGCTCCGTCTCCGGCACCGTCCCCCGCGGCCCCCAACCCCCTCCCGCCCCCAGCCCTCGCCAGACCTCCGCCTCCGCGCCCGAGCACAAGCCCGAGGTACCCCCCGACCCCCACCCCGATGCCACATGA
- a CDS encoding ABC transporter substrate-binding protein, which translates to MTTRRGFLGIAAGLAVGGTGLLTACSSGDSGERVTERHRDGILRIGVAAAPSSLNPLDSGAEVTRWIAEPVMESLYAYDDNLASVPLLADGEPEISPDGLTWTVRLKDGVLWHNGDPFTADDVVATLNHMLDMSAGSEWITYMLGYVSRFEKADARTVRVVLGKPYGLMRSHLTNLPVTHKDFVTRKDTMMGTGPYRLDGYVAGQSFTMSRFDRYHGGQYRAPFADLPGGAAFRGIEYTVFTDGNTRAVSLKQGKVDLVTSPAQSTVPALTGDSGVTVVSTVAPLDVLTYVMMQREPFSDPEFRKAIAFAMDRDGVLRRVYGGKGTPGQGPIGPGETGYDPALTVYPAVPDLDRARDHLARATTGKRAFTLTVGNGQTIRDIAQVLVAGWAKIGVDVTIEQLAGGPWSNKWLSREYDMLMNTFSSGFTSGPANYLTLAPASSTNVLACGYHDPAVDQAIDTVWQTADTAERVAALKTVNRALAEDAVIFPPVHPELAIAQRRELSPLNPAQLKVCRLSPQTLRFTT; encoded by the coding sequence GTGACAACCCGCCGCGGTTTCCTCGGCATCGCCGCCGGCCTCGCCGTCGGCGGCACCGGCCTGCTCACCGCGTGCAGTTCCGGCGACTCCGGCGAACGCGTCACCGAGCGCCACCGCGACGGCATCCTGCGCATCGGCGTCGCGGCGGCGCCGAGCAGCCTGAACCCGCTCGACTCCGGCGCCGAGGTGACCCGGTGGATCGCCGAGCCCGTCATGGAGAGCCTGTACGCGTACGACGACAACCTCGCCTCCGTACCCCTCCTCGCGGACGGCGAGCCCGAGATCTCCCCCGACGGACTCACCTGGACCGTCCGCCTCAAGGACGGCGTCCTCTGGCACAACGGCGACCCGTTCACCGCCGACGACGTCGTCGCGACGCTCAACCACATGCTCGACATGTCGGCGGGCAGCGAGTGGATCACGTACATGCTCGGCTACGTCTCCCGCTTCGAGAAGGCCGACGCCCGCACCGTGCGCGTCGTACTCGGCAAGCCGTACGGCCTGATGCGCTCGCACCTGACGAACCTGCCGGTCACGCACAAGGACTTCGTGACGCGCAAGGACACCATGATGGGGACGGGCCCGTACCGGCTCGACGGCTACGTCGCCGGCCAGAGCTTCACGATGTCGCGGTTCGACCGCTACCACGGCGGCCAGTACCGCGCCCCGTTCGCGGACCTGCCCGGCGGGGCGGCGTTCCGCGGCATCGAGTACACCGTCTTCACCGACGGCAACACCCGCGCGGTCAGCCTCAAACAGGGCAAGGTCGACCTCGTCACGTCGCCCGCGCAGTCCACCGTCCCGGCACTGACCGGCGACTCGGGCGTCACGGTCGTCTCCACCGTCGCGCCGCTGGACGTGCTGACGTACGTGATGATGCAACGCGAGCCGTTCAGCGACCCGGAGTTCCGCAAGGCGATCGCGTTCGCGATGGACCGCGACGGCGTGCTGCGCCGCGTCTACGGGGGCAAGGGCACCCCCGGCCAGGGGCCGATCGGCCCCGGCGAGACGGGGTACGACCCGGCGCTCACGGTGTATCCGGCGGTCCCCGACCTGGACCGGGCACGCGACCACCTCGCCCGCGCGACCACCGGCAAGCGCGCGTTCACCCTCACCGTCGGCAACGGCCAGACGATCCGCGACATCGCGCAGGTCCTGGTCGCGGGGTGGGCCAAGATCGGCGTCGACGTGACCATCGAGCAACTGGCGGGCGGGCCTTGGTCCAACAAATGGCTGTCGCGCGAATACGACATGCTGATGAACACCTTCTCGTCCGGCTTCACCTCCGGCCCCGCGAACTACCTGACGCTGGCCCCGGCTTCGTCGACCAACGTGCTCGCGTGCGGCTACCACGACCCGGCGGTCGACCAGGCCATCGACACCGTCTGGCAGACCGCCGACACCGCCGAGCGGGTGGCCGCCCTCAAGACCGTCAACCGCGCCCTCGCCGAGGACGCGGTGATCTTCCCGCCCGTCCACCCGGAACTCGCCATCGCCCAGCGCCGCGAACTGAGCCCGCTCAACCCCGCCCAACTCAAGGTCTGCCGCCTGTCCCCGCAAACACTCAGGTTCACCACCTGA
- a CDS encoding ABC transporter permease → MPERSHTPEASRGPEPSRALGRPRARRLPALGATGWIGLVLVAAYLLVATVGRLHGSPTEMAANDLEPPSWQHPFGTDHLGRDLLSRTAEGAWTSLWISVTAIGVAVVAGTAVGVLAGWRHGGRLDGLLMRTVESVQALPQFIFVMVVIGLIGTKDMHWGPLTIGNGIRVALAIGVGFVPYFARVARAATVVEVREDYVANLRGLGVPPREILFREVLVNVMPPVLGQAFLAMAIAVFAEGGLSYLGLGVPAPHPTLGNIVADAGGQLLADAWWYAALPGAVLASGILGFNLLGEAYAERDRNRPTPHPKSPEKNPAKETT, encoded by the coding sequence GTGCCTGAGCGATCCCACACCCCCGAAGCGTCCCGCGGCCCCGAACCGTCCCGCGCCCTCGGCCGACCCCGTGCGCGACGGCTGCCCGCCCTCGGCGCGACGGGCTGGATCGGCCTCGTCCTGGTCGCCGCGTACCTCCTCGTCGCCACCGTCGGCCGCCTGCACGGCAGCCCGACCGAAATGGCCGCGAACGACCTCGAACCCCCGTCGTGGCAGCACCCGTTCGGCACCGACCACCTCGGCCGCGACCTGCTCTCCCGGACCGCCGAAGGCGCGTGGACGTCGCTGTGGATCAGCGTCACCGCGATCGGCGTCGCGGTCGTCGCCGGCACCGCCGTGGGCGTCCTCGCCGGGTGGCGGCACGGCGGACGCCTCGACGGCCTCCTCATGCGCACCGTCGAAAGCGTGCAGGCGCTGCCGCAGTTCATCTTCGTCATGGTCGTCATCGGCCTGATCGGCACGAAGGACATGCACTGGGGGCCGCTCACCATCGGCAACGGGATCCGGGTCGCGCTCGCGATCGGCGTCGGCTTCGTCCCCTACTTCGCCCGCGTCGCCCGCGCCGCGACCGTCGTGGAGGTACGCGAGGACTACGTCGCCAACCTGCGCGGCCTCGGCGTCCCACCGCGCGAGATCCTGTTCCGCGAGGTCCTGGTGAACGTCATGCCCCCGGTGCTCGGACAGGCCTTCCTCGCGATGGCCATCGCGGTCTTCGCCGAAGGCGGCCTCAGCTACCTCGGACTCGGCGTCCCGGCGCCGCACCCGACGCTCGGCAACATCGTCGCCGACGCGGGAGGGCAACTCCTCGCCGACGCCTGGTGGTACGCCGCGCTGCCGGGGGCCGTGCTGGCCTCCGGCATCCTGGGCTTCAACCTGCTCGGCGAGGCGTACGCCGAACGCGACCGGAACCGGCCGACACCCCACCCGAAAAGCCCGGAAAAGAACCCGGCAAAGGAGACGACGTGA
- a CDS encoding ABC transporter permease, which produces MAVYILRRAIGVLVVMAAVVTAMFLLLHVSPVSPVNQLAPQVAADPAARAAVEHELGLDRPLVVQYLDYVGGLLTGDFGHSLADGSSVADQIGRALPVSLELGLLAALMAVLPAALLGTWSALRNGRAVDRITRIATVVAMSVPGYWLAVVLLVTVDNPDYLPGAGGFVEFPDDPVRNLQVLLLPALVLGLAAFAMITRSLRGGLIEAYASDHVAFARAMGASRTEVLRRIALREAVVPTLTVAGVLIGGLLSGTVLVENVFQLPGLGQLMVTAFQREDYPLALGGCVATAAIFLVLNLLVDVLYFAADPRMRQGLDRA; this is translated from the coding sequence ATGGCGGTGTACATCCTGCGGCGCGCGATCGGCGTGCTCGTGGTGATGGCGGCCGTGGTCACCGCGATGTTCCTGCTGCTGCACGTCTCCCCGGTCTCGCCCGTCAACCAACTCGCGCCGCAGGTCGCCGCCGACCCCGCCGCGCGCGCCGCGGTCGAACACGAGCTGGGGCTCGACCGGCCGCTCGTCGTGCAATACCTCGACTACGTCGGCGGCCTGCTGACCGGCGACTTCGGGCACTCCCTCGCCGACGGCTCGTCCGTCGCCGACCAGATCGGCCGCGCCCTGCCCGTCTCGCTGGAACTCGGCCTCCTCGCCGCGCTCATGGCCGTGCTCCCGGCCGCCCTGCTGGGCACCTGGTCCGCCCTGCGGAACGGCCGTGCCGTCGACCGGATCACCCGGATCGCCACCGTCGTCGCGATGTCGGTCCCCGGCTACTGGCTCGCCGTCGTGCTCCTCGTCACCGTCGACAACCCCGACTACCTCCCGGGAGCGGGCGGCTTCGTGGAATTCCCCGACGACCCCGTCCGCAACCTGCAAGTCCTGCTGCTGCCCGCACTCGTCCTCGGCCTCGCCGCGTTCGCCATGATCACCAGATCGCTGCGCGGCGGCCTGATCGAGGCGTACGCCTCCGACCACGTCGCGTTCGCGCGCGCGATGGGCGCCTCACGCACGGAGGTACTGCGCCGGATCGCCCTGCGCGAAGCCGTCGTCCCCACCCTCACCGTCGCGGGCGTCCTCATCGGCGGCCTGCTCTCCGGCACCGTGCTGGTCGAGAACGTGTTCCAGCTCCCCGGCCTCGGGCAGCTCATGGTCACCGCGTTCCAACGCGAGGACTACCCGCTCGCGTTGGGCGGCTGCGTCGCGACGGCGGCGATCTTCCTCGTGCTCAACCTGCTCGTCGACGTGCTCTACTTCGCCGCCGACCCCCGCATGCGCCAGGGGCTCGACCGTGCCTGA